In Saccharicrinis fermentans DSM 9555 = JCM 21142, a genomic segment contains:
- a CDS encoding HYC_CC_PP family protein — protein sequence MILKEINKRIIALITLCFFLLSTSGMILFYHYCLHSHQMVFSVYIDATQELCQENALTFHDHTLSEECCNHHSENAKDDCCENHKSDQEMVKLKDEYNFSDRQSTPRPTTLLLINTDEPTLLEAIPASITNKGLFKKLPPGTPLFILKGKELVTLHQALKVAC from the coding sequence ATGATTTTAAAAGAGATCAATAAACGCATCATCGCTTTGATTACACTGTGCTTCTTTTTATTGAGTACCAGTGGAATGATTCTCTTTTATCACTATTGTTTGCATAGTCACCAAATGGTATTCTCCGTGTATATAGATGCTACTCAGGAGCTATGCCAAGAAAACGCGCTTACCTTCCACGATCACACTCTTTCTGAAGAATGCTGTAATCATCACTCCGAAAATGCCAAAGATGATTGTTGCGAAAACCACAAGAGTGACCAGGAGATGGTCAAACTGAAGGACGAATATAATTTCTCGGACAGACAATCAACACCGCGTCCAACAACACTGTTACTCATCAATACAGATGAGCCCACATTGCTGGAGGCGATTCCTGCTTCCATCACAAATAAAGGTCTTTTTAAAAAACTCCCCCCGGGAACGCCACTTTTTATTCTTAAAGGAAAAGAGTTGGTCACCCTTCACCAAGCTTTAAAAGTAGCTTGCTAG